A window of Bacteroidota bacterium genomic DNA:
GATCAAAAAGGAAGTATATAAGATGAAAATGAATGAAAAATCTGCTGATAGCACCCGCAATATAGAAGGTTATATTTCCGATCCTTCGCTGAAACAATTTAAAAAATTCATCAAAGCCGGAGGTTTTTCGGTCAGACAGAAATTTAAAAGGAAAAGATAAATACCGGCAAGGTTAAGATTTTGTCCGACGGGACGTCAACTCGTCAAAGGCAAGTCATCAAACTCAATTTATTCAAATCCCGGGGCATTTAATGAAACCAGCAATCCTTAAAAACGTATGATGCATGAATAAAAGTTGATTGTTGTATTTAAGTACATAAAATTCAGGATTAAGACAAAAGCAGTAAAAAAATGTTATTTTTGTCAATATAATATTATTCGATTTAATCAAAAAGGGGATGGATCAGGAGTCAATAGAAAAAATTCGGGAGAAGAAAGCTTTTATCTGCGATATGGATGGTGTCATTTATCATGGGAATCTATTATTGCCAGGGGTAAAAGAGTTTGTTAAATGGCTTAAAAGCGAAAAGAAAAATTTTCTCTTTTTGACGAATTCCAGCGAACGTACGCCCAAAGAGCTTCAGGAAAAACTTTCGAGATTAGGCATTGATGTTGAAGAAGATGTATTTTATACCAGTGCCCTGGCAACGGCAATATTCCTTTCTAGCCAAAAACCGGGAGGCAGTGCCTATATCATTGGAGAACCCGGTTTAATCAATGCCTTGTACAATGTTGGTTATACAATGAACAATATTAATCCGGATTATGTGGTGGTTGGCGAAACACCTTCCTATAGTTACGAAAAAATTGAAAGAGCTATAAACTTCGTTTTGAAAGGGGCTAAATTAATCGGGACCAATCCTGATGTGTCTGGTCCGGTTGAAAATGGCATTGCACCTGCAACCAAATCATTGATTGCACCTATTGAATTATCCACAGGTTCAAAATCCTATTTCATAGGCAAACCTAATCCATTGATGATGCGTACCGCCCTCAAAAAATTGAATTGTCGCAATAATGACGAAGCAATAATAATTGGCGACAGGATGGATACTGATATCATTGCCGGTATAGAATCTGAAATTGACACTGCATTGGTACTTAGTGGGATTACCACTTTGGAAGGCATTAATAAATTTCCCTACCGGCCACATTATATACTGAACAGAGTTGGAGATATTGTAAAAGCATAAAAAACTAAGGAACTTATTAACTAAATCCTAATGGCATATTTACTTGAAAAAGAAGAGGTTGCCTATTTCATGAGGCGTTTGTACGAAAAAAACCTCACCACAACCTCTGGGGGAAATTTAAGTATGAAAATAAACGACAATACTATTTTGGTATCCCCCTCCTCGCTGGATAAAGGAAGAATGAATGGTGGACAGATAGCTGAAATTACGCTGAGCGGTAAAAATTTAACTCCAGAACTTGTTCCAAGTATCGAAACGAATATTCATCTTGCAATTTACAGGAAACGCCCTGATGTCACTGCCGTAGTACATGCCCATCCGGTAATTGCTACAGCATTTACGGCTATGAATAAACTAATAAATACCAATCTTGTAGCAGAAGCCCGTTCCATTTTAGGCCTTCCGGTCATGACAAAATATGCCCCTATGGGCTCAAAAGAACTTGCTGCAATTATTTCAGATGCAGTTAGCCAGGGAAATGTGATGTTGATGGAAAACCATGGGATATTAACCGTAGGAAATTCCTTATTACAGGCTTTTGACAGAATTGAAGTTCTGGAATCAGCGGCAAAAATGACCCTGATCACAGAATTACTTCATGACAAACGGGAATTATCAGAAGAAAGAATAAAAGAAATTGACAGCGCAATTAGTTATATAAGATGATTCAGGCAGTTCTTTTTGATATGGATGGGGTCCTGGTAGATTCCGAAAAATATATCTGTAAAGCAGCCATCATGATGTTCGCTGAAAAGGGGAAGAAAGTAAAAGCGGAAGATTTTGTTCCCTTTATCGGTACCGGAGAAGATCTTTATATTGGCGGAGTTGCAAAAAAATACGGATTAAACTACTTCCCGCAATTTAAAAACCGGACTTACGAGATATACGAAAAAATAACCAAGGGAAAATTAAAACCTTTACCCGGTGTGCTTTCTTTTATAAATCAATGCAAGAATAAAGGATTAAAAACCGCCCTGGCCACCAGTGCCGATAAAGTAAAAATGAACATTAACCTAAAAGCTATTGGGTTAAATGTTGATAGTTTTGACATCATTGTGACTGGTTCTGAAATAGAAAAGAAAAAGCCATTTCCCGATATCTACCTGAAAGCCGCAGAACTCTTAAATATCCGGCCAGACTGTTGCCTTGTCGTTGAAGATGCCGTGAATGGAGTAATCGCTGCCCAAAATGCCGGATGCAAATGTCTGGCAGTCACCACCAGTTTTTCAAAAGGACAACTTATCGAAGCCAATTGGATTGTATCCAGCCTGGTAGAGGTAACTCAAGAAGTTTTAAATTGGTAATTCCTTCATTTAAAATGTAAAATAAATCAAACCTAATTATATTCTAACACATAATTTTATGATAAACATATTCAAAATATTTCCTTCAGAAATTGAACTTTTAAAATGGCAGGAGCAACATCCCTCTAACGGAATTTGCCAGGTAAACGGGCATATTCATACTCCTTATTCATTTAGCGCTTTCAGAAATATTCCACAGGCCTTTGAAATGGCCAGAAAAGAAGGTATAAAAATCCTTGGAATCAATGATTTTTATACCACAGACGGTTATAATGAATTCTATGAAAATGCCTTGAAGAACAAAGTATTCCCACTTTTTAACATAGAATTCATGGGACTTTCCAAAGAGCAGCAAAAACTTGGCATAAGGGTCAATGATCCGGGCAATCCCGGACGTACCTATTTCAGTGGCAAAGGGCTAACCTACCCTCTTTCTTTAGGCCAGGATAACCTGAAAGTCCTCAGTTCCGTCATGCAACAAAGTCAGGAACAAGTTATGTCCATGATTTCAAAAGCCAATGAGCATCTTCAATCCATAGGGTCAGACATCCATCTTGATTATGAGGATATTTTAAAGAACTATGCAAAAAAACAGGTACGTGAACGCCATATTGCCAAAGTTCTTAGAATAAAAATACTTGAAAAATATACTCAAGAAGAAGCCTGTAAAGATTTCTTGAAGCAATTATATTCCGGCAAAGATACAGCAGTTGATATTCACAACAACAACGCCCTGGAAAACGAACTCCGCAGCAACCTTTTAAAAGCAGGAGGAAAAGCTTTTGTTCCTGAAGACGAAAAAGCTTTTTTGTCTATTTCCCAAATCAAAAACCTGATTATTGAAGCTGGGGGAATTCCCTGTTATCCCGTTCTTCTGGATGACAAAAACGGAAAATTCACTGAATTTGAAGCCGATAAGAAGAAAATGCTCAGCGAACTGATAGACATGAATATTGGCTGCATTGAACTGATACCCGGAAGGAATAGCCAGGCCATCCTGAAAGATTTCGTGATGTTTTTCAGGGAAAATGGATTTGCCGTTACTTTTGGAACAGAGCACAACAGTCCTGAACTTATTCCTCTTACCGTTGATTGCCGCGGGCATGAACCTCTTGATAAGGATCTTCAAAAAATCAATTATGAAGGAGCCTGTATCATAGCTGCCCATCAATATTTAAAAGCTCAGGGCAAAATGGGCTTTTTAGATGAAAATGGCAATACACGTGCTGCCGAAACCGAAAATTTCATCCGGCTTGGAAAAGCTGTTGTGAATTACTTTATTTATTCCTAAAAAACACCAATTATCAAAGACTATTAAAATATCAAAACAAATGGAAACATCGATCAAGGATTTAATAGAAATATCTCATTTCTATGGAGAGAAAAAAGATTATGTCATTGCCGGAGGAGGGAATACATCTTTTAAGAACGAGCAATATTTATACATCAAAGCCAGCGGAACCACACTGGGAAATATTACCGAAGAAGGTTTTGCCATGCTTGACCGTGAAAAACTCAACATTATCTCCCAAAAGGACTATAGCAGCGATTCAGCCACCAGGGAACAACAAATAAAAGAAGATCTGTTCAGAAGCAGCGTCTATCCGGAAAAAAATCTCAGGCCATCGGTTGAAACCTCATTGCATAATATTATCAACTATAAATTTGTGATTCATACTCACCCCACATTGGTTAACTCACTGATGTGCAGCCAGAAGGCAAACTCAATTTCCCGGGAATTATTTGGAGATGAAGCTTTATTTGTAGGCTATACAGACCCAGGGTACACGCTTTTTAAAAAAGTAGAAAAAGGAATTGCAGAATATCACCAGAAATTTGGATGCGATCCCAAAATTATCCTGCTCGAAAATCATGGGATCTTTGTAAGTGCCGACAATATTGATGAAATCAAAAATCTGTATTCAAGAATTATTCAGAAACTTAAAAGTAAAATAAAGCAGGAACCAGATCTTCAGCAATTACAGGCCAATCTGGTTATTGCCGAGGTATTGCCTGCCATCAGGATGATTTTATCGGAAAATCAGGTAAAAGTTACCCGTTTCATCAACAATTCACTGGTAGCACCCTATTATGCCGATAAAGCAAGCTATGAAAAGATTTCCTCCCCTTTTATTCCGGATCAAATTGTATATTGCAAGGCAAAATCCTTAT
This region includes:
- a CDS encoding PHP domain-containing protein, yielding MINIFKIFPSEIELLKWQEQHPSNGICQVNGHIHTPYSFSAFRNIPQAFEMARKEGIKILGINDFYTTDGYNEFYENALKNKVFPLFNIEFMGLSKEQQKLGIRVNDPGNPGRTYFSGKGLTYPLSLGQDNLKVLSSVMQQSQEQVMSMISKANEHLQSIGSDIHLDYEDILKNYAKKQVRERHIAKVLRIKILEKYTQEEACKDFLKQLYSGKDTAVDIHNNNALENELRSNLLKAGGKAFVPEDEKAFLSISQIKNLIIEAGGIPCYPVLLDDKNGKFTEFEADKKKMLSELIDMNIGCIELIPGRNSQAILKDFVMFFRENGFAVTFGTEHNSPELIPLTVDCRGHEPLDKDLQKINYEGACIIAAHQYLKAQGKMGFLDENGNTRAAETENFIRLGKAVVNYFIYS
- a CDS encoding class II aldolase/adducin family protein gives rise to the protein MAYLLEKEEVAYFMRRLYEKNLTTTSGGNLSMKINDNTILVSPSSLDKGRMNGGQIAEITLSGKNLTPELVPSIETNIHLAIYRKRPDVTAVVHAHPVIATAFTAMNKLINTNLVAEARSILGLPVMTKYAPMGSKELAAIISDAVSQGNVMLMENHGILTVGNSLLQAFDRIEVLESAAKMTLITELLHDKRELSEERIKEIDSAISYIR
- a CDS encoding class II aldolase/adducin family protein, producing METSIKDLIEISHFYGEKKDYVIAGGGNTSFKNEQYLYIKASGTTLGNITEEGFAMLDREKLNIISQKDYSSDSATREQQIKEDLFRSSVYPEKNLRPSVETSLHNIINYKFVIHTHPTLVNSLMCSQKANSISRELFGDEALFVGYTDPGYTLFKKVEKGIAEYHQKFGCDPKIILLENHGIFVSADNIDEIKNLYSRIIQKLKSKIKQEPDLQQLQANLVIAEVLPAIRMILSENQVKVTRFINNSLVAPYYADKASYEKISSPFIPDQIVYCKAKSL
- a CDS encoding HAD-IIA family hydrolase; translation: MDQESIEKIREKKAFICDMDGVIYHGNLLLPGVKEFVKWLKSEKKNFLFLTNSSERTPKELQEKLSRLGIDVEEDVFYTSALATAIFLSSQKPGGSAYIIGEPGLINALYNVGYTMNNINPDYVVVGETPSYSYEKIERAINFVLKGAKLIGTNPDVSGPVENGIAPATKSLIAPIELSTGSKSYFIGKPNPLMMRTALKKLNCRNNDEAIIIGDRMDTDIIAGIESEIDTALVLSGITTLEGINKFPYRPHYILNRVGDIVKA
- a CDS encoding HAD-IA family hydrolase, translated to MIQAVLFDMDGVLVDSEKYICKAAIMMFAEKGKKVKAEDFVPFIGTGEDLYIGGVAKKYGLNYFPQFKNRTYEIYEKITKGKLKPLPGVLSFINQCKNKGLKTALATSADKVKMNINLKAIGLNVDSFDIIVTGSEIEKKKPFPDIYLKAAELLNIRPDCCLVVEDAVNGVIAAQNAGCKCLAVTTSFSKGQLIEANWIVSSLVEVTQEVLNW